The following proteins are encoded in a genomic region of Papaver somniferum cultivar HN1 unplaced genomic scaffold, ASM357369v1 unplaced-scaffold_10, whole genome shotgun sequence:
- the LOC113326719 gene encoding uncharacterized protein LOC113326719 has translation MAAWMTFARTVTGTTSRISHQMVSSANQSSKPIQRRELCNLASGKDPHGPPKEKSYAGYKFCGAVIYIGFWGNAIFGEVPKKKKKFKIVTVNNGVRDRRAIVEYRSFYHFGF, from the exons ATGGCAGCTTGGATGACTTTTGCTCGTACAGTTACGGGCACAACTAGTAGAATATCACATCAAATGGTATCATCGGCGAATCAATCTTCAAAACCAATCCAGCGTCGTGAACTATGTAATCTAGCTAGTGGTAAAG ATCCTCATGGACCACCAAAGGAGAAGTCATATGCAGGTTACAAGTTCTGT GGGGCAGTAATTTACATAGGGTTTTGGGGAAATGCCATCTTTGGCGAAGTgcccaaaaagaagaagaagttcaaGATTGTTACAGTAAACAATGGAGTGCGAGATCGACGAGCTATTGTGGAATATCGCTCCTTCTATCATTTTGGGTTTTAG